The genome window TTGGATGTTCCCGCCTACAAAATATCCATTTTGCCCAAAAAAGGGTAGGAGGTAATGCGAATGATTCTGCGCAAGCAAACTGTATGGTTGTTGACGATGCTGGCGGTAATGGTGGTATTGTCTGGGTATTACCTGGTGAAAGGTCCGCAAGACCAGATGCCGACCTCAGGCCAGCAGCAGGCGGTCGAAAAGCAGGAGCAAATCTCGGGTGTGTTAGTCGAGTCCAAACAGGTGGAGCAGCCGCCGCAAGCGACTCCGGTCAATGCTAAAAATGAAAAGCAGGTAGCATCCGGTCAACCGGCTGACACCCAAACGAAGCCAACGCCAGAGCAATCGGTAGGAAACGCTGTCGCTCCAGTGGCGGAGACATCGAGCGAGATCTTCCAAGGCTACAAAATGAAGCGGGAAGCACAGCTCCAGCAGCAAAAAGATGAACAGCTCGCCATTATCAGCAGCTCTGAGTCTTCCGCCCAAGCCGTAGCGGATGCGCGGACGAAATACGAACAGCTCTCCACGCAAGAAAACGCCACGACCAACATTGAAGAAATGCTGAAGGCAAACGGCTATCAGGATGCAGTCGTCTTCGTGCAAAATGACAAAGTTACGGTCATCGTGCAAAAAGATAAGCTGAGTGCGAACGAAGCGGTGGATATCATCGCACAAGTGAAGCAGCAATTGAATGTTCCAGCAACCAACGTAACCGTCCAATACAAGACGACATAAGGCCCGAAGCAACATCTGAGTGGATAAGATTGCCGTTATAAGGATAGGAAGAAACGGGCATGATGGTAAGGATTTCCTCACTTCTTCTCAGAAGGAAGCGGGGAAATCCTTTCTTGACGTGATATGGGCTAGAGGCTACCATGGATTTATGCTTTGCTCTTGATACATATATAGCCACCCGGGAACATCTAACGAAACGAAGGAGTGCTCATTCGTGTTGAAAATTCATGAAATCCGAGAAATTATTAAGCTGATTGATCAATCTTCCATTAATGAATTTAAGCTGGAGACAGAAGGCGCAAAAGTAACGCTGAGAAAGTCTGCCGGTACTGAAACAGTGGTCGTATCTCAGCCTGTTGTACAGGCTCCAGTAGCAGCGCCAGTTGCAGTTGCACCTGTAGCGGCAGCACCGGCAGCAGCGCCAGTGGCTGCTGAAGCTCCGAAAGCTGCTCCTGCAGCGCCGGCTTCTGACGATGCCAACCTGCACAAGATCGTATCTCCGATGGTAGGTACTTTCTACAGCGCACCAGAACCGGGCAAGCCGGCTTACGTACAAGCGGGCGACAAAGTGAATGCGAGCAAAGTCGTTTGCATCGTGGAAGCGATGAAGCTGTTCAACGAGATCGAAGCAGAAGTAAACGGCGAGATCGTAAAGGTTCTCGTCGAAGATGGACAATTGGTTGAATACGGTCAGCCGTTGTTTTTGGTGAAGCCAGAATAAGGTGGGGGAGAGCGAAATGTTTCAGAAAGTATTGATTGCCAACCGCGGGGAAATTGCTGTGCGGGTCATCCGTGCGTGCCGCGAGCTGGGCATTCGTACGGTCGCTGTCTACTCCGAAGCGGATCGTGAAGCGCTTCATGTGAAAATGGCCGACGAAGCCTACTGTATTGGTCCGAAAGCATCCAAGGACAGCTATTTGAATATAGCAAACATCATGAGCGTAGCGACCAAGGTGGGCGCTGATGCCATCCATCCCGGTTATGGGTTTTTGGCGGAAAACGCTGACTTTGCCGAGATTTGTGCGGCTTGCAATATTACGTTCATCGGACCAGATCCGGATGCCATCGTGGGCATGGGAGATAAATCTACCGCCAAAGATACGATGAAAGCGGCAGGTGTACCGACTGTTCCGGGAACGGAAGGTCTGATCGAGGACGTCGCAGACGCCATCAAGACGGCAAAAGAAATTGGCTATCCCGTCATGGTAAAGGCTACAGCCGGTGGCGGCGGCCGCGGAATGCGCGTGGCTGTAGATGACGAAGATCTGGAAAAAGCGATCCGTCAAGCGCAGAACGAAGCAAAAACTGCGTTCGGCAACCCGGGTGTGTATCTCGAAAAATTCGTAGAAGGTCCACGCCACGTGGAAATTCAAGTGATGGCAGACAAGCATGGAAATGCCGTCTATCTGGGAGAGCGTGACTGCTCCATCCAGCGCCGTCACCAGAAGCTGATTGAAGAAGCCCCATCGCCTGCGCTCAGTGAGGAACTGCGCAAGCAAATGGGTGAGGCGGCTGTGGCGGCTGCCAAAGCGGTCAATTACCACGGCGCGGGAACGGTTGAATTCCTCCTGGACAAACACGGCAAGTTCTATTTCATGGAAATGAACACCCGCATTCAGGTGGAGCATCCCGTGACGGAGCTCGTAACGGGCTTTGACTTGATCAAGGAGCAGCTGACGGTAGCTGCCGGACAGCCGTTGTCCTTTACGCAAGAGGATATCGTGCTGGACGGTTGGGCGATCGAGTGCCGGATCAATGCGGAGAACCCAGCGAAAAACTTCATGCCGTCCCCGGGACGCATCACAGAGTACCTGGCGCCAGGTGGCTTTGGCGTTCGCGTGGATAGCGCTGCCTACTCCGGTTATTCCATTCCTCCTTATTACGATTCGATGATTGCCAAGCTGATCGTGTGGGGGAAAGACCGCAACGAGGCTATCGAGCGCATGAAACGTGCTCTCGGTGAGTTTGTCGTAGAAGGGATCACGACGACGATTCCGTTCCACCTGAAGGTGCTCGAGCATGAGGTGTTTGTGAGCGGTCAGTTCGATACGAAGTTCCTGGAAACGCATGAGCTGAACCTCGATGAGGAGTAAGACGCTCATTTGTAAAAAGACAGAGCGCTTGGTATAATGGAATACAAATCCAAAGGGAGGTGCGAAGCGTGGAAGAATTTTCTCCAGATTTAGATAGAACAGAACTTGGAAAGGTCCAGATCGCTCCCGAAGTCTTGGAAGTGATCGCCGGCATGGCTGCGTCCGAAGTCGAAGGAGTAGCACAGATGAGCGGCGGTTTCGTAGGGGAAATAGCGGAACGATTAGGCCGTAAAAATATTGCTCGCGGAGTACGCGTAGAAGTGGGCTCTCGTGAAGCAGCTGTGGATGTATCGATTATTGTAAAATACGGACACCGCATCCCGGATGTCGCTCGAAATATTCAAGATAGTGTGCGCAATGCGATCGAGAGCATGACAGGTCTCTCGGTGGTTGAAGTAAATGTACATATCGTAGATGTAGAGCTGAAAGCGGAAGAAAAAGCGCCTGCAGCTGCAACTGCTGTGGTGGAAGATTACCAGCGCGTGCGCTAACAAAGGCAACGGATGGATGCCCCCTACTTACAGGGGGCATTTTCCTCATAAACCTCTACGAAAGGTCTGTCAACCTTTGAACGAGCTATGTTTGATGGTAGACAAACATAGCTGAAGGAGAGATGCATGTGAACTTGTTCGACCGGTTTATCTTGACGATCTACAGTTTTGCGCTGATCATTGCCTCCTGCATCGCGATTGCGGCGACGAGCGGCTTGATTTCTCCGGAAGTTTTCCGCCCTTATGTGGAACAGATGCTCTCGGGAACCAATCTTGCTTATCTCATCGTTGCGATTATCTTCCTCGTTGTCAGCCTTCGCTTCTTTTTCAGTTCATTCCGCAGAACGAAGCCCAAAGTGGATCGCGGGATCCGTCAGCGCAGCGATTTGGGTGAAGTCAATATCACTATCCAGACGATCCAGACGATTGCAGAGCGTGCTGCGCGAAGAGTAAAAGGAGTGCGTGATATCAAGACCAATGTCAAGTCGTTGGAGAGCGGGAACATCATTACGATGCGCGTCTCTGTGGATGGCGAGACACCGTTGCCCGATCTGACGCAGAAGCTGCAGCAGGACGTCAAAGATCAGGTAGAAGGAATTGCAGGCGTCGTGATTTCCGAAGTGGCGGTAGTCGTGACGGAAGTGGCTCAGCAAGAGAACTATGCGGCACGCAGACGTGTGGAATAGAAGGTGAGAGCCATGATATGGGAGTTATTGTGGGAGCACAAGGGGAAGCTATTGGGGATACTCGCCGGATTTATTTTCGGGATCATCTACCTTCTCGTGGGCTTTTGGGATACACTGGTGTTTGTTGTCTTTATCGGTACCGGATATTATATCGGGCGAAAGCTGGATCATAAAGAAGACTTGCGGGAGATCCTGGATCGGATCTTGCCAGGCAAGTTTCGGTAACGGAGGTTACGGGAGGCGCTCCCGAACGCAAATTTAATTGTAGGGTGAATGGAATGAAGCGAAGAACAGCACGAGAAAAAGCAGTCCAATGTCTTTTCCAGATCGATATGGCAGAGGTTCCCGTGACGGAAGCAGTCGCTTTGGTCATGGAGGATTCCCAAGAGAATTCCCAGTTTTTGCGTTATCTGGTGGATGGCGTCATGAACAATCTGGATGCGATCGATGCCGAGATCAAAAAATACCTGCGCGGCTGGCAGCTGGAACGGATTGCGAATGTAGACCGCGCGATACTTCGTCTGGCTTTCTACGAGATCATGTTTGAAGCAGAGACACCTGACAAGGTCGTCATGAACGAAGCGATTGAAATTGCGAAGCTCTTTAGCGATGAGCAATCCCACCGCTACATCAACGGCGTTCTGTCCAGCTTCCTTCAGGCTCGTGAGACTGCACAGGCGTAAACAGGCAGGGGACCGGGGCATGACTAAGGTAATGTTGGGCATTGATACGAGCAATTACCGGACATCACTGTGCTTGGCTCAGGAAGACGGCCGAATTGTAGCAGAAGCAAAGCGCCTCCTGAAAGTGAAGGAGGGAAAGCGCGGACTGCAGCAATCCGAAGCCGTCTTTCAACATGTGATGAACTTGCCGGAATTAAGCGAGCAAATGAAGTGGACCGAATATGAGATCGAAGCGATTTGCGTCAGTGAAAAGCCGCGTCCGGTCGACAGCTCCTACATGCCTGTGTTCAAGGTAGGAGAAGGATTGGGGAAATCGCTCGCGACCTATTTGCGGGTACCATTGCATTTGACGACTCACCAGGAAGGACACATCGCCGCGGGCGAGTACACAGCTGAGAAAAGACCCAGTCAGGATCGATTCCTTGCGGTGCATCTTTCTGGCGGGACGAGTGAGCTGCTATTGTGTGAGCGACATGCTGCCGGGTACAGCATCGAAAAGGTCGGAGGGACCATCGATCTGCATGCGGGGCAATTGGTTGACCGCATCGGCGTAGCTTTGGGCCTCTCTTTTCCGGCGGGCCCGCAGCTGGAAGAGCTCGCCAAGGGAGCGGCGGGAGAGTTTCGGATTTCTTCATCCGTGGAAGGACTTACTTTCAGTTTCTCCGGCCCGGAAGCTTCGCTGCTTCGTACGATTCAGGCTGGCCAGATCAGTCCGGCTGAGATTGCACGCGCTACTGAGCAATGCATCGCCAATACGCTGGAAAAAGCATTGCGCCATGCGGTTGAGCAAGGCTTGCCAAAGGATATCCTGATTGTGGGAGGCGTAGCGGCAAACCAGTACATGCGTGAGCGATTGATCAAACGCCTGGAGCACCCGGCAGTGAAAGCCAAGCTGTACTTTTGTGATCCGGTTTACTCTGGGGACAATGCGTACGGAGTGGCGATGTTAGGGTGGATGAAGCAAAAGACGAACATTAAATAATAATGAACTTTTTATGATTCGGCTTTACAGGTCATCGTGAAATCGGTACACTAGTGGTATCGACGTTATGAAGGAGGCTTTTTCTCCATGGCTGCCATTATTGTTCAAGGAAAAGAAGTAGCGCAAAGCATTCGTGCCGAACTGGCAAATGAAGTGAGCGAACTGAAAAAACAAGGCGTTACGCCTGGTTTGACTGTCGTTTTAGTCGGGGATGACCCGGCTTCTCAATCGTATGTGAGAGGCAAGTCGAAAGGCTGTGAGGAAGTAGGTATTGCCTCTGAAGTGATCTTGAAGGATGCTTCCACGACAGAGGAAGAACTGCTGGCGATCATCCAACAATTGAACGAAAATCCGAACGTTAGTGGGATCTTGGTTCAACTGCCTCTGCCGAAGCATATCTCCGAGAGTGCGGTCATTGAGGCGATCCACCCGGATAAAGATGTAGATGGATTCCATCCGATCAGTGTCGGAAACATGGTGCTCGGCAATGAGACCTTCCTGCCATGCACTCCGCATGGGATTATCGAGCTGATCAAGCGGACGGGTACGGAAATCGCCGGGAAACACGCCGTCGTAATCGGTCGCAGCAACATCGTGGGCAAACCTGTCTCACTCCTGCTGCAGCAGGAAAATGCAACGGTTACCATGTGTCATTCCCGCACGCAAAACCTCGAGGAGTTTACTCGGAAAGCGGATATTCTCGTAGTAGCGACGGGACGCGCGCACATGATTGGCGCCCAGCACGTGAAGCCAGGGGCCGTCGTGATCGACGTCGGGGTAAACCGGATTGAAACCGGCAAGCTCGTGGGCGATGTCAAGTTCGACGAAGTGAAGGACGTCGCTAGCTTCTTGACGCCTGTTCCAGGTGGCGTAGGTCCGATGACAATCACGATGCTTCTCAAAAACACGGTTGCTGCAGCGCGCAAGCAGGCCAGCCGATAACCTGCTGACATGGAAATGGGTAAAGCGAACTACTTTATCCATTTCCTTTTTCATACATAAGAAACTTCGAAGAAAGAAGCAAGCCAGGTTTGCAAAGGAGGACGGCGAATGGCCATTCAGAATATCTTATCTGTCAGTGATCTCAATCGCTACATCAAGATGGTGCTCGAGAAGGACCCCCGCCTCCAGGATGTATGGGTGCGCGGAGAGATTTCCAACTTTACACACCATTCAAGCGGACATATGTACTTTACCCTCAAAGATAACCAATCGCGGATCAAGGTCGTGATGTTTGCCAGCTATAATCGTTTCCTGCGGTTTTTGCCCAAAGATGGCACCAAAGCAATCGTCCGTGGTTCCATTTCTGCCTTTGAACGGGACGGGGCCTATCAGCTTTACGCGAAAGAGATGCAGCCGGATGGACTGGGATCTCTTTATTTGGCTTTCGAGCAGCTTAAAGAAAAGCTTGCAGTGGAAGGGTTGTTTGCGGCAGAGCGAAAACGACCGCTTCCCCGTTTCCCGAAAAGAGTCGGCGTCGTTACCTCGCCGACGGGAGCTGCCATTCGTGATATTTGCACAACCATTCGCCGTAGGTATCCGCAGGCTGAGATTGTGCTTTCTCCTGCCGTCGTGCAGGGTGTCGAAGCACCGGCTTCCATTATTTCAGCCATTCGGATGATCAACTCCCAGCCGGACATCGATGTGTTGATCGTGGGGCGCGGGGGCGGCTCGATCGAGGAATTGTGGGCGTTCAACGATGAGCAGGTCGCGAGGGCGATTGCGGCTTCCATGATCCCTGTCATCTCTGCGGTGGGGCACGAAACGGATGTGACGATCGCGGATTTCGTAGCGGATGTGCGGGCCGCGACCCCAACGGCGGCAGCTGAGCTAGCCGTTCCGCACTACCTCGAGTGGGTAGAGAGAGTCCGTCAGTTTGATGCCCGGATACATCGAGCCGTCCACAACCGAATCACGGATCAACGAAAGCGCTTGACTCAATTGAGCCATTCGTACGCGATGCGCCAGCCGCAGCGTCGCCTGGAAGAGGCAGCCGAGCGCCTCGACCGTGCGCAGCTGCGGATGAAACAGTCGATGAAGCATCTGCTCACCCTGCGAAAAGAGCGCTATGATCGGCTTGCCGAGCGAATCAAGCGATATCGGTTGGCAGATCAGGTGGGGGAGCGCCGAAAACAAGTGCTGACGGTACGGGCGCGGCTCGATGATCGGATGCGCAGAAAATGGATGGAGAAGCAGCTGAGCTTTTCGTCAAAAGTCGCCCAGCTGGATGCGCTAAGCCCGCTGAAGGTCATGCAAAGAGGGTTTTCCCTCGTCTATGCCAATGGCCAGATTGTCAAATCCGTAGAGCAATTTGCGAGCGGTGATGAGCTCGTGGTACGATTAAGCGATGGAACCGCGACTGCACGCGTGGAACAGATCGATCGGGAGGAGAAGCACGATGGCTCGAAAGAAAGCAGACCAAGAGATTGATATGCAGTTTGAAGAAGCGATGAAACGGCTGGAAGTGGTCGTGATGAGGCTGGAAGAAGGCGACATCCCGCTGGAAGAGGCGATCACCCTTTATCAGGAAGGGGTCACCCTTTCCCGGATTTGCGGCCAAAAGCTCGATGCGATCGAAGCGAAAATCACCCAACTCGTGGAAGAAGACGGCATGCTGAAGCAAAAAGCTTTTCGCGTGGAAGGAGAAGCGTGATGGCTGTGGACACGTTTGATACATATCTGGCTGAAAAGACCGCCTATATCGAGGGTAAATTGACTCCTGCTCTCGAGCGGGAAGGCGTCCCGGCAGCTCTGTATGAATCGATGAAGTACTCCCTGATGGCGGGTGGCAAAAGGCTGCGCCCGATGCTTGTTCTGGCTGTGCTGGAAGCGATGGGCAAGCCGATAGAGCGAGGAGTTCCTTTTGCGGTGGCACTGGAGATGATCCATACCTATTCGCTTATTCACGACGATCTGCCAGCCATGGATGATGACGATCTGCGCCGGGGCAAACCGACCAATCATAAGGTATACGGGGAAGCAACTGCCATTCTTGCAGGGGATGCGCTGCTCACCCGTGCGTTTTCCCATATCGCCGAAGCGTATCGGGGACGCCTGGACGTTTCAGCTCACACGATCGTGAATCTGATCGCGGAGCTGGGCAAACGAGCGGGTGCAACGGGAATGGTTGGCGGTCAAATGGCTGATATCGAAGGGGAAAGCAAGTCCCTTGAGCTGCATGAACTGGAGTTTATCCATGAACACAAAACGGGGGATTTGTTGATCGCTGCCCTGCGTGGAGGCGGCTACTTGGCTGAAGCCAGTGAACAGCAAATGGAAAAGCTGACTCGTTACGGATATTGCATTGGACTGGCCTTCCAGATTCAGGACGATATTTTGAATGTAGAAGGTGACGCAGCCGAGCTGGGAAAAGCTGTCGGCAGCGATGCGGAGCGACAAAAGGCGACGTATCCGTCCATTTTGGGTCTTGCCGAGTCCAAAGCGCGGTTGGATGCACTTATCACCGAAGCAAAAGCGGCGCTCAAGGATGCGGGCTTTGCGCACTCCGCATTGAGTCCTTTGGCTGATTATGTTCGGGATCGCAAAAAATAGCACAGAACGAGAAAAGGCCCGAATGTGATTCGGGCTTTTTCCTATATGGTGCCGGATTGGAGCATGCGTAGCGGCACGCTAGTTATCAGCTGTGATGGTTTGGTTTCTGCCTGAATTCTTAGCCCGATACAGGGCTTGGTCTGCCAATTGAATCAACGCTTCAGCCGAAGTAGAGTGGGTGGGGCAGTGAGAGATCCCCAGGGAGACAGTAATGGTTTTCCCTACAGGATTCGAACGTTGTTCGAGGGTGTTGCGTATGCGCTCCGCCACCCAGTAAGCCTCTCTGGAGGAAGCGTGGGGGATGAGAGCGATGAATTCTTCTCCGCCGTACCGACAGCACACATCACCCGGCCTGATGGAGGAGGCGATGATATTCGCAAAATGCTTCAACACGTCGTCCCCAGCCTGATGACCGTAGGTGTCATTGATGGATTTAAACCTGTCTATATCCATCATGATAATGGAAAAGGAGGTTTCCTCCTCGAGCCATTTCTGCATGATTGCTTCAAGTGTTCTTCGATTTGTCAATCCGGTTAACGGATCCGTCATCGCTTCCAGTGTCAATTGATCGGTTTGTTTGGCAATCTCTCTGACGGCATAGCGTATGGCATCTGTCAGCAAATTTGCCTCTCTGTTCCAATGCCGCCCTCCTTCGGGGAGCTCCACCTTCTCCGTGCCGATTTTGCCCACGAGGTTGGCAAGTGAAACAAAAGGCTGTGCCAGACGGCGTGCTAACAGGATGACCACCAACATCAACAGTGCAAACGGAGTCAAGGTATACAAGAGAATAGCGAGAATTTGCGCGTTCAGTTGTTCGGTAATGACACGGATCGGCGACACGACGACGACCCCCCAACCGTTAGCAGGGACATTTACGTAACCCGCTAGCAGCTCTTCCCCTCTCAGGTTAACCGACTCTTCACGACCGTTTCTATGCTGCAGAAGCTTTTTGACAACCTGATTCTCACTGATATCCTCACCGATTCGATTTTTGTCGCGGTGGAACAGCACATGTCCGTTAGATCCTACGATGTAAAAATAGGAGCCTAGCTCGTCCAAAGGGTTGTTCGCGAAGATCATGTTCATTACGTTTTTTTCCTGGAGGTAAAGGGATCCTCCTATGTAACCGCGGTACATGCCGTTATGATCGTAAATGGGCTCGCTCATGAATACCATGAGCCGTCCAGAAGCAGTGGAAATGTAGGGTCTGGAGACGTACGGCTTTTTCAAGGTCAATGCGGCTCTCGCTTCTTCTGTCACGATATGCTTGCCACCTGTGCCGAGTGATTTCGGAGACACGCTGCGGATTAATCCCGTTTCATCCACCAAGGCAATGGAATTGAAGTAATTGCTGCTGTTGCGCAATAGCTCCAAGGTAGAGGAAATCTCTTCAGCAGGCATGGCGTTCATGTTGGTAAGGATGGAGGCGGAATAGCGCAGGCTGTTTTGCATGGAGATAAACAAAGAGTCGATGGTCTGACTCATCTTTACCGCGCTAGAGTAATTCAAGGTAAGTGTCGTGTCGATCAGTGATTTTTTTTTCGATTGGTAGGAGGCCATTAACAGAATCGTCAAAGTGAGTAAAACGGAAAGGGATACGAGTCCCGTCAAAAGTGTCGTCAAACTAATGTTTTGCCTTTGCTCATCTTTCTTTCTGGGTAGCACGGCGATCAAACAACCCCCTCAAGTTCCATAAATGCAATGCGGACAAAAATGATCAAAACTCTATCATTTTAATCCATTCATGGCATTTGATCTATATGTAAATAGCGAAATTTTCATAAGGAATATGAAAAAAAACAGTGCGCACCGGATAGCACCGTAGCACACTGTTTGATTTGGATATCTTTTTTTATAGTGCCTTGTCGTTCACGCTGTCGAGCCAAGCATGAATGTCACCTATTACGGACTGGACGCACCCATCTTCAAACGGAGAATAGAGCTTTGCGACTTTGACCAACTCCGTAAACGACTTGCTGCCGCCTTCACGACACAAGGTCAGGTAATCCTCCCAAGCCTGTTCGCGATTTTCCTGGGCACGCTTCCAGAATTGGAAGGCGCAAATTTGGGCCAATGTGTAGTCGATGTAATAGAACGGGTCGCGATAGATGTGGCCTTGCTGCTGCCAGAAGCCGCCTTCCTCGAGGAATTCATTTTCGTCGTAATTGCGATGAGGGAGGTATTTACGTTCAATTTGGCGCCATGTTTGTTTCCGCTCCGCGGGAGTCATCTCCGGATTTTCATAGATCGCATGCTGGAACTCGTCTACGGCCACCCCATACGGAATGAAGGTGAGCCCGCTTTCCAAGTGCGAGAATTTGTACTTCTCCGTATCCTCCTGAAAGAACAGCTCCATCCAGGGCCAGGTCAAAAACTCCATGCTCATGGAGTGAATTTCACAGGCTTCGTAAGTCGGGAAATGATACTCCGGGACTTCGAACCCGCGACTTACATATACCTGAAACGCGTGCCCTGCTTCGTGGGTCAGGACGTCAATGTCTCCAGAGGTGCCATTGAAATTCGCGAATATGTACGGCAGCTCGTATCGGCTGATGTATGTGCAGTAGCCCCCATTTGCTTTTCCCTTTTTACTGAGCAGGTCGAGGCAATCGTTTTCCAGCATGAAAGAGAAAAATTCATCCGTTTCCGATGAAAGCTCGGCATACATCTTTTTGCCGTTTTCGACGATCCACTCGGGGGACCCCTTTGGCGTCGGATTCCCTGTAGCGAAGTCGAAGCCCAGATCGTAGTACTTCATAACATCGACACCGATGCGCTCACGCTGCCGCTCTGCAAGCTTCGAAGCGACAGGAACGATGTGCTCGTAAACTTGCTTGCGGAAATTGGCTACGTGCTCCGCGCTGTAGTCGGTTCGATTGAGGCGCGCATAAGCCAGCTCCACGAAGTTAGAAAATCCGAGCTTCTCTGCAATCCGGGAGCGGACCTTGACCAAATCGTCGAAAATGCGGTCTAGCTCTTCCGAATGGGTTTTAAAAAATGCGTATTTCGCCTCGTGGGCGCGTTTGCGTGTCTCTCTGTCCTGTGAGCTCTGGAAGGGGATCAGCTGCGGGATCGTCCGCTCCTCGCCGTCAAACTGGATTTTAGCGGAAGCGATCAGTGCGACATACCGGCTGACCAGCTTGTTTTCTTCCTGCAGATCACCCACGACGTCTGGCGAAAAGGTCGTGAGGGTAGTATTGGCTATGCGAAAGAGCTGTGCTCCCCATTTTTCCTCAAGCTGAGGACGGAATCGGGAGTGGACGATCGCCTCGTAGTAACGGGAGATGAGTCCTTGGTACATGGGTCCTACTTCATCCCAATAATCCTGTTCCTCTTTGTAGGTAGGGTCCTCCGTATTGATGGTATGGCGGATCTGTGCGACTTCCCGTGCAGATTCCACTTCTTGACGCAGCTGGATCAGCTGTCCCATCACCTTGTCTTGCGCTTCAAAGCTTGCAGCTTCCTGGAAAGAAGCCAAAAGCTGGTCAAATCGCTGCTGCACTTGATCCATATCGACTCGTTCATAAGCTATTTGAGAAAACTTCATGGAGGCTCCACCTCACCTTCAAAATTTTCCGATCCATTATATTTTAATGTGTAAGAATTTGTTATTGCAATAAGTAAGCAAACAGAAGCTCGTTATT of Brevibacillus choshinensis contains these proteins:
- a CDS encoding SpoIIIAH-like family protein; translation: MILRKQTVWLLTMLAVMVVLSGYYLVKGPQDQMPTSGQQQAVEKQEQISGVLVESKQVEQPPQATPVNAKNEKQVASGQPADTQTKPTPEQSVGNAVAPVAETSSEIFQGYKMKREAQLQQQKDEQLAIISSSESSAQAVADARTKYEQLSTQENATTNIEEMLKANGYQDAVVFVQNDKVTVIVQKDKLSANEAVDIIAQVKQQLNVPATNVTVQYKTT
- the accB gene encoding acetyl-CoA carboxylase biotin carboxyl carrier protein, which gives rise to MLKIHEIREIIKLIDQSSINEFKLETEGAKVTLRKSAGTETVVVSQPVVQAPVAAPVAVAPVAAAPAAAPVAAEAPKAAPAAPASDDANLHKIVSPMVGTFYSAPEPGKPAYVQAGDKVNASKVVCIVEAMKLFNEIEAEVNGEIVKVLVEDGQLVEYGQPLFLVKPE
- the accC gene encoding acetyl-CoA carboxylase biotin carboxylase subunit, with translation MFQKVLIANRGEIAVRVIRACRELGIRTVAVYSEADREALHVKMADEAYCIGPKASKDSYLNIANIMSVATKVGADAIHPGYGFLAENADFAEICAACNITFIGPDPDAIVGMGDKSTAKDTMKAAGVPTVPGTEGLIEDVADAIKTAKEIGYPVMVKATAGGGGRGMRVAVDDEDLEKAIRQAQNEAKTAFGNPGVYLEKFVEGPRHVEIQVMADKHGNAVYLGERDCSIQRRHQKLIEEAPSPALSEELRKQMGEAAVAAAKAVNYHGAGTVEFLLDKHGKFYFMEMNTRIQVEHPVTELVTGFDLIKEQLTVAAGQPLSFTQEDIVLDGWAIECRINAENPAKNFMPSPGRITEYLAPGGFGVRVDSAAYSGYSIPPYYDSMIAKLIVWGKDRNEAIERMKRALGEFVVEGITTTIPFHLKVLEHEVFVSGQFDTKFLETHELNLDEE
- a CDS encoding Asp23/Gls24 family envelope stress response protein; amino-acid sequence: MEEFSPDLDRTELGKVQIAPEVLEVIAGMAASEVEGVAQMSGGFVGEIAERLGRKNIARGVRVEVGSREAAVDVSIIVKYGHRIPDVARNIQDSVRNAIESMTGLSVVEVNVHIVDVELKAEEKAPAAATAVVEDYQRVR
- the amaP gene encoding alkaline shock response membrane anchor protein AmaP; translated protein: MHVNLFDRFILTIYSFALIIASCIAIAATSGLISPEVFRPYVEQMLSGTNLAYLIVAIIFLVVSLRFFFSSFRRTKPKVDRGIRQRSDLGEVNITIQTIQTIAERAARRVKGVRDIKTNVKSLESGNIITMRVSVDGETPLPDLTQKLQQDVKDQVEGIAGVVISEVAVVVTEVAQQENYAARRRVE
- a CDS encoding DUF2273 domain-containing protein, whose protein sequence is MIWELLWEHKGKLLGILAGFIFGIIYLLVGFWDTLVFVVFIGTGYYIGRKLDHKEDLREILDRILPGKFR
- the nusB gene encoding transcription antitermination factor NusB, coding for MKRRTAREKAVQCLFQIDMAEVPVTEAVALVMEDSQENSQFLRYLVDGVMNNLDAIDAEIKKYLRGWQLERIANVDRAILRLAFYEIMFEAETPDKVVMNEAIEIAKLFSDEQSHRYINGVLSSFLQARETAQA
- a CDS encoding O-sialoglycoprotein endopeptidase yields the protein MTKVMLGIDTSNYRTSLCLAQEDGRIVAEAKRLLKVKEGKRGLQQSEAVFQHVMNLPELSEQMKWTEYEIEAICVSEKPRPVDSSYMPVFKVGEGLGKSLATYLRVPLHLTTHQEGHIAAGEYTAEKRPSQDRFLAVHLSGGTSELLLCERHAAGYSIEKVGGTIDLHAGQLVDRIGVALGLSFPAGPQLEELAKGAAGEFRISSSVEGLTFSFSGPEASLLRTIQAGQISPAEIARATEQCIANTLEKALRHAVEQGLPKDILIVGGVAANQYMRERLIKRLEHPAVKAKLYFCDPVYSGDNAYGVAMLGWMKQKTNIK
- the folD gene encoding bifunctional methylenetetrahydrofolate dehydrogenase/methenyltetrahydrofolate cyclohydrolase FolD; this translates as MAAIIVQGKEVAQSIRAELANEVSELKKQGVTPGLTVVLVGDDPASQSYVRGKSKGCEEVGIASEVILKDASTTEEELLAIIQQLNENPNVSGILVQLPLPKHISESAVIEAIHPDKDVDGFHPISVGNMVLGNETFLPCTPHGIIELIKRTGTEIAGKHAVVIGRSNIVGKPVSLLLQQENATVTMCHSRTQNLEEFTRKADILVVATGRAHMIGAQHVKPGAVVIDVGVNRIETGKLVGDVKFDEVKDVASFLTPVPGGVGPMTITMLLKNTVAAARKQASR
- the xseA gene encoding exodeoxyribonuclease VII large subunit, with product MAIQNILSVSDLNRYIKMVLEKDPRLQDVWVRGEISNFTHHSSGHMYFTLKDNQSRIKVVMFASYNRFLRFLPKDGTKAIVRGSISAFERDGAYQLYAKEMQPDGLGSLYLAFEQLKEKLAVEGLFAAERKRPLPRFPKRVGVVTSPTGAAIRDICTTIRRRYPQAEIVLSPAVVQGVEAPASIISAIRMINSQPDIDVLIVGRGGGSIEELWAFNDEQVARAIAASMIPVISAVGHETDVTIADFVADVRAATPTAAAELAVPHYLEWVERVRQFDARIHRAVHNRITDQRKRLTQLSHSYAMRQPQRRLEEAAERLDRAQLRMKQSMKHLLTLRKERYDRLAERIKRYRLADQVGERRKQVLTVRARLDDRMRRKWMEKQLSFSSKVAQLDALSPLKVMQRGFSLVYANGQIVKSVEQFASGDELVVRLSDGTATARVEQIDREEKHDGSKESRPRD